A window of Corvus cornix cornix isolate S_Up_H32 chromosome 4, ASM73873v5, whole genome shotgun sequence contains these coding sequences:
- the SPINK2 gene encoding serine protease inhibitor Kazal-type 2 isoform X2, protein MARLPALLLLLLPVLLAGLLSCPGAMASYSPDCDSYGSHTCPRDYHPVCGTDGETYGNECVLCLANREEHKHVKIVRRGTC, encoded by the exons ATGGCGCGGCTGCCGgcgctcctgctgctgctgctgcccgtCCTCCTCGCCG GGCTCCTCTCGTGTCCCGGCGCCATGGCTAGCTACTCG CCTGACTGTGACAGCTATGGTTCACATACATGTCCAAGGGACTACCATCCAGTTTGTGGCACGGATGGAGAGACCTATGGAAACGAGTGTGTGCTCTGCCTTGCTAACAG GGAAGAGCACAAGCATGTAAAAATTGTTCGACGGGGAACTTGCTGA
- the SPINK2 gene encoding serine protease inhibitor Kazal-type 2 isoform X1 — protein MGRRTVRVSRERTVRGCGHGAAPGLLSCPGAMASYSPDCDSYGSHTCPRDYHPVCGTDGETYGNECVLCLANREEHKHVKIVRRGTC, from the exons ATGGGACGGCGGACAGTCAGGGTGTCCCGGGAGCGGACAGTCAGGGGCTGCGGGCACGGGGCAGCGCCCG GGCTCCTCTCGTGTCCCGGCGCCATGGCTAGCTACTCG CCTGACTGTGACAGCTATGGTTCACATACATGTCCAAGGGACTACCATCCAGTTTGTGGCACGGATGGAGAGACCTATGGAAACGAGTGTGTGCTCTGCCTTGCTAACAG GGAAGAGCACAAGCATGTAAAAATTGTTCGACGGGGAACTTGCTGA